The sequence CTCTGACTAAGGTTGCGGTGACAAACGTCGGGGAGACGGCTCGATAgaggaacaattcctcccctGGTTTCGAGGGACTCAGCAACGGTGGGGTGGACAGGTATGCTTTCAAATCTTCGAACACTTGCTGACATTCAACCGTCCATTCAAATGACTTTTTCAATGTGTGGAAGAAAGGCAGACATTTTTCCGTTGCTCTCGAGACAAACCTGTTTAGTGCGGCTACTTTGCtattgaggctttgtacttcctcgATGTTCGTTGGCGGTGTCATCTCCATTATTGCTAGTATCTTGTTCGGGTTGACCTCAATACCTCTCTGGGATACCATAAACCCTAGAAATTTTTTGGCCGTCACCCCAAATGCCCACTTGTTCGGATTTAGCTTCATGTTGTACGAACGAAGGGTATCAAAGGTTTCCTTGAGGCTGTCCAAATGGTCGTCTTCCAGTTGGCTCTTTACCAATATGTCGTTCACGTAGACTTGAACGTTTCTCCCAATCTCatgtgcaaacatcttgttcattagcCTTTGATATATGGCCCCCAAATTCTTAAGTTCGAatggcattactttgtagcagaagAGACCCTGGCTGGTGACAAAAaaagtcttctcctgatcagctTTGTTTAGCTTGATCTGGTTGTAACTAGAAAACGtgtccatgaagcttagcaactAGTGTCTATTTTGTTCCGAAGCAAGATATCCACGGGGCGGTTTCTCCTATTTAGATATTCACGACCAAGAAGTACTGGATTCTCTTTCGGATAGGCCCTGAAAGGAGAAGGAAGTCTGAAATGCCAACAGGCACCTCTTATTGAATTGCTCATTCAATGAGTATTCTCAATATTATGCCTTGAAGAGGACTCGAACCTCCACGCTCTTTAGCACGAGATTTTGAGTCTCGCGTGTCTACCATTTCACCACCAAGGCATCTTGAAGGTGACTCGTATTCCATGAATATGATATCTATCTAGTGTGATGTATGGAATATATGACAAGGGTATTTCTATTGATTGGTCATGTCATATAAGCTTTGCTGTCGAATCCACCAAGATGTCAATGAGTGGAagtgggtagctatccttggggcatgccCTGTTCAAGTATGTGAAATCTTTGCACTTCCTCTACTTCCCtttggccttcttgaccatcaTCACGTTGGCCAGCCAATCGGGGTAATATACTTCTCTTATAAATTTTGCTTCCTGTAACTTGTGAACTTCGTCCTCTATAGCCTTGTCCTGCTCTTGTGTGAACACCCGCTTCTTCTGATAGATGGGAGAAAATGATGGCGATACATTTAACTTGTGGACTATGATTGAAGGATCAATTCtgggcatgtcttcatggctccagGTGAAGACATCCTGGTTCTCCTTTAGAAATGCGTTAAGCGCCTGACGGACTGGTAGGCTAGCGAGAGTGCTGATCTTGGTCGTTCGCTCAAGCCTAGAGTCATCAAGGAGTACCTTTTCCAACCCTTCCACAGGCTCTGCTATTGTCCTTTGTTCTTCTATGCTCATGGTTTGTAGATGATCGTCCATCTCCAGCATGGCAATGTAGCATTCGCGCGCCACTACTTGATCTCCTCGTACCTCTCCCACTTTGTATTTAGTGGGGAATTTGATCATCAGGTGGTAAGTTGAAGTTACGACTTTCCATGAATTAAGGGTAAGACAGCCCAGGATGGCGTTGTAAGCGGATGAATAGTCAATAACTAGGAATGTGACATCCTTGGTGATATGTTGAGGGTGATCATCGACTGTTATAGGTAAAGTGACCACATCGAGGGTGTACACTCTTGTTCCTTCAAATCCAACGAGTGGCGCATTAGTTGGAACCAACCATTCTCTCTTAATCCTCATTTGCTGGATTGCTGAGTAGTAGAGTATATCAGCAGAGCCCTCATTGTCCATGAGGACCTGGTGAGTGTTGTAGTCCCCTACCAGTATGCTAACTACAAGCGCATCGTTGTGTGGGTGGTGGAGACATCAAGCATCCTCCTCTGTGTACTCGATTACAGGGTTGTTGAGGCATGCCATTTTTAGGACTAAGCCCGTCAGCTGGACGTTTTGAACCATCCTGAGGTAGGTCTTGTGCACCTTCCTTGTTGAACCGGTGGTTAcggtgccccctacaatcatccttatgtctccaaGGGGTGGTCTAGGACGCTCGTTTTCCCTCTTAATGGCTTGCTCTTGCAATTGGTCTGTCCTCTCCTTGCTAAGAAACCTTTGCAACTTCCTTAGTTTGATAAGGgcttctatctgctgcttcaagtcatagcAGTTGGATGTATTGTGACCGTGATCATGGTGGAAGCGACAATACTTATCTCTGGACctcttgttggggtctccctttaGCTTACCAGAAAATGTCAAGGCTTcttcatccttgatctgcatcaaGACTTAATTGAGTAGGGCATTCAGCGGGGTGAAGTTTGCGAACCTTCTAGTGGGGGGTTTTGAGCGCCTATCTTCCTATTTGTCTCCAGTCCTTGTTGTCTTCCATCCTCTATCCTACTTTGCTTCTTCTTGCCTTTCCCTCTTTTTGGGTTTCTCTTCTCTAGCAAGCAACGCGTCTTCCGCGTTCATGTACTTAGTAGCCCTATAAAGTACATCAGACATGGTTTTTGGGTCGTTTTTGtacaaggaaaacaaaaacttcccattccgtaacctattGGTGAATGCAGCCACAAGTATCTTATCATCAGCTTCATCAATTGAGAGGGCCTCCTTGTTAAAGCGAGTGATGTAGGATCTCAATGTTTCATCCTCTCATTGTTTGATGTTCATCAAGCATGCAATGGATTTTTGTTCCTATGACCCCCGATAAAGTGCGAGGCAAATTAGGCGCTCAACTCCTTAAAGGTACTGATGGAGATTGGCGTTAACCTGCTGATCCATACCCTTGCGGGGCCCTTCAGAGTAGTGGGAAAGGCTTGGTACATGATTTTATCCCCCACGCCTTGTAGGTGCATGAGGGTTTTGAACGACTCCAAGTGGTTCAAAGGATCCCTTGACCCGTCGTAGGTTTCTACTTGCGGCATATGGAACTTCGgtggaagggggaatgaaaTGACAGATGCAGTGAAGGGTGAGTCTGTCCGATGGACCAGCTCATCGAGGTCGTTTGATACTCGTCCTTTTAAGGCGTTCATCATGAAGTCCATTCATTCCTTCATCACTTGCATCTCTGCGACCATGTATGGTGGAGCGGTATCCATTGCGGATGGATGACTTGTATCCTGTCACTTCGGTTTGCTTGGGGTGTTGCTGCCTTCCGGCCCTTCTTGATCCCTTCAATTAGCACTAGTACCTTTTTAGTCCTCATCCTATGTATTGAGCCTTGCGTTCTTCTGACGTAGTTGTTCCTTTAGGTCATGGTTTTTCTTGGTGAGGCGTTCTACCGCCACGGCGAGGGTCTGGACCTGTCTTTAAAGCGTGGTGGTATGTTTTTCGTCTCCTAGATTATTGTTCGTGGTCACTATCAAGTGAgtaagtaccatgcaactctttgtctcgaAAAGCAGGACTATGTCTTACTTCCATTTCCCATAGAcgacgccaactgatgatgtcgaaaatcgtcagtgagcTACACGGTGCCTACGTACTCTTGAACGAGACCTAcgcaacaaaaaaagaaggaaatccTACAGAGAGTACAGATGCGGTatcggccaaataccctccgaaggttaagttagagaactttcacaactctagagtgccagagctaggtgaattatgcgtaccttgatttttgagggtttagggtttttatagtagtgtatgACCAACTTTGGTTTCTTGGCGAAGAAGGtgtttccttgtagggaagatcctcattaatacacatatttttcggtattttttttcatgtagaGACTTTGTTGACTATGGTTAATCGTGGAGCACAAGACACTTCCGTTTGAAATTTCTTGAAGACCACTTATACCATGTGGATGCCATGTGGCTTTGCCACCGTCCACTTTTCATCTGTTTGCTTTCTCATCCGTCCGACATGGATAGTCCGTCCACCTTGGACACGTTCCGTCGTGTTTCTTCCTTCCCTTTGATCATCCACTACCCAGTACCGTTGCTCATGGCAAGTTCTATTAAACGAGATTGTCTACTCTAATTCTATCCTCTTCAATGCCTGTGCTCCAAGAGAAGATGATGAGGTTAGTttatcccaaaaagaaaaaagaaatcatctaAGATTGTTGTAAAATCTTTTCATCGATTTTAGTAATAAGTATTTAATCAATATCAACAtccattaattaattatgatttgCCAAGAGCCTTTAAGTTCAACTGACACCTCTGATGTAATTAATGAAAATGTCCATGGTTCAaaatccccctccccctcctcctcctccaactatctaaatataaaaaaaataaataaaattacgCAATACACCAAACTAATTCCAATTTATGTATCAAAAGAATAAGTAGGCTTCGTACTGCTTTTATTATAGAAAATCTATTTCTTAGTACACCAAGTTCTCTTTAAATATAACTTGTACGATGCATGTTGCAAATTAAACAATTCCTTAGAATTTTTCAGAGGACGGGTAGagtatttttctaaataataaCACATTCCTTTATAAAGTGCTATCAAACAACTTATATTTATGTATCTCAcatcaacaaaataatatttacctAATAAGTAGtacaaattgttaattatatatTGGGTTTCTAAATTACATAAATGATCTAAGATGTGTTAGAATGAAAATGACATTATGGGATTTTCTAGTTATCATTCCTAGTTAATGCATTCGATATTATTAACAAATTTGAACCAGTCCATTCCTAACTTAGTAACACATATgtgaatttcaaatcaaacaAGAATGCAACCAACACATTTTGTGTTAGGTAACCTTTCCTTGCCCAATATCTTGGTACATCCTCATTAGACACCTTGGCAATAATGTATGTTTCATCAAAGCCCCAATGCAATCTTAAGACTAACataatatctcaaaaaaatattgtatgtTCTCCAAATGACTATCAAATGTAAAATGTAGTACACATGATATATTtaccttaaaatatatatgtagaaCCTACTATTATGTAGTAGTTCAGGTGGCGTTTGGGTTTCATTAGGTTGTTGAAGAAATTGGTCTTCTAATTCAATTAGTGATATTAGCACTCTATGAAAATGACGACTAACCATCTCACTAGAACAATTGAAAATGAAGGAAATTGTACGATTTTTTACACTATGGAATATATGAAGAAATTTGGAAACTTACTCTTCTACTATGGCAATTTGCGTATCTTGAAGACCACCATCCCTTCATAGAATGTCACACAAACCTTAAAAAGCTTGTGTAACCATGCATATTATaaactttttcatttcttctaaGTTGATTCATTAATTCATCATGtactctttctctttctatgaTTGATTGTGTAGGAGGATGGTGAGCACATCTTCTAAGGTGTTGCCTTCGATGTGTAATGTAGTATATATAACACCAAGCAACATAAACCAAGGCCAATTGTTGCACATAGTTGAAAAAAGTTATGGTCTTAAGTACCgggaaaatgggcttttgcccttaatttttaaactatgcAGCAATTtatccctgttttgaaactatatagCAGCATGTCCCTCTTttggaactcgatttttagaaaattgagttccCCTTATAACTCGGTTTTACCATTTCCGAGTTATCTTCTACACCTGTCTGGTGTTTTGGCTATAACTTTTTGCTCATAATTCCAATTGATTTGAGATTGGTGATTTTTGAGAGGAAATTTAATTCTCTACaagttttccaaaaataaagaaaaccaaATTTCGATGTTTGTAGGGCCAAAATGTGATTCAAGTCACTACtgaaaaattgtaacaatttttgagaattttctAAAGGGAAATCATATTAATACCGATCAGTATTATTTAGGTTCCAATTAATACTGATTAGTATTAATCAGATTTCAATTAGTACTGATCGGTACTAATAATTTCCCAATTAATACCGATTGTCGCTAATAAGAAAACTTGAAATACTGATTGTTAATAAGAAAACTCGAGTTATATGGggaactcgattttctaaaaattgagttccaGAACAGGGATATAcacctaaatagtttgaaaacatGGACAAATTTCtgtatagtttaaaaattatgggcaaaagcccattttccaCCTTAAGTACCTCATTGTCCAAATCCATCTAAGTAAGAAGTATTTGAGCTATCAATCCTACTTATTTAAGCTAAATTAAGTATCCGGCAAACTAGAAAGCCCAACTAAGcacaacataaaaaaagaaaaagataaaaagatgaATAAAACAATGACAAGAAGAGTAAAATAGTTCTTGTATATGCCAAATCAGCTTTATAATTATGCCAAGAGATtgcctaaattttttagcaCATGCCACCAAATATTTTAACGAAGATAAAATCTTCACTAATACCATGTGTGATAAAATCTTCATATTGCCATTGTCTTTGTGTGCTATTTCTACAAGTCCATTTGATTGGAGAATTACAAAAACCTAAAAGAGATTAGACAAAAAACGGATGATttgatgacaaataaaaaaccaaaacaaattagaaaaaataaaaaactagagGAGAAGTAACgtaaaatgacaaaaacaaaagaagaaaaaaaatggatgaaaaaagaaaaaccacatATGAGAATTAAAAAccggatgaaaaaaaaaactacaaatggaaaaaaaaaaagaacgtgtTAGATAATTTTGTCCAAAAGGCTTTGAGTTCCCATTTTCTCACCAAATTTCTCCCTAATTTGAGGAGATTGTATTTTGGTGGGTCCAAGAAGAAAACACTTGAATTCTACTAGTTTTCAGGAAAATGGGCTTTGcccttaatttttaaactatgcAGCAATTTGTCTctgttttcaaactatttaggtgTATGTCCCTGTTTTGGAACTCAATTTCTTAAAAATCGAGTTCCCCTTTTAACTGAGTTTTCTTATTACCGATCCAACTATTACAATATTTCAGGTTTTCTTATTAATGCTGATCAGTACTAATTGAAATCTGATTAATACCGATCGGTATTAATATGATTTCCCTTCAAAATACTCAAACACCGTTACGATTTTTCAGCAGCAACTTGAATCACATTTTTGGCCATGAAAACATTGAAATTTGGTTTTCTatatttctagaaaatttttaGAGAGTTAAATTCCCTTTCAAAAG comes from Castanea sativa cultivar Marrone di Chiusa Pesio chromosome 3, ASM4071231v1 and encodes:
- the LOC142628895 gene encoding uncharacterized protein LOC142628895, with translation MDNEGSADILYYSAIQQMRIKREWLVPTNAPLVGFEGTRVYTLDVVTLPITVDDHPQHITKDVTFLVIDYSSAYNAILGCLTLNSWKVVTSTYHLMIKFPTKYKVGEVRGDQVVARECYIAMLEMDDHLQTMSIEEQRTIAEPVEGLEKVLLDDSRLERTTKISTLASLPVRQALNAFLKENQDVFTWSHEDMPRIDPSIIVHKLNVSPSFSPIYQKKRVFTQEQDKAIEDEVHKLQEAKFIREVYYPDWLANVMMVKKAKGK